Proteins encoded within one genomic window of Kineosporia sp. NBRC 101731:
- the argG gene encoding argininosuccinate synthase produces the protein MSKVLTALPVGDRVGIAFSGGLDTSVAVAWMRHHGAVPCAYSADLGQYDEEDMASLPGRAQQYGAEIGRLVDCREALVEAGLVALMCGAFHIRSGGKAYFNTTPLGRVVTGTLLVQAMQEDGVSIWGDGSTYKGNDIERFYRYGLLANPALRIYKPWLDADFVNELGGRAEMSQWLTEHDLPYRASKEKAYSTDANIWGATHEAKTLEHLDESLEIVEPIMGVKHWDPSVVIETEDITVQFEHGRPVAINGEKFDSAVDLVMKANEIGGRHGLGMSDQIENRIIEAKSRGIYEAPGMALLFITYERLVNAIHNEDTVDSYHTMGRRLGRLLYEGRWLDPQSLMLQSSLTQWVARAVTGEVTVRLRRGDDWTIVNTAGPNLSYHPDRLSMERTEDAAFGPVDRIGQLTMRNLDIADSRQKLELFAGLGQLEGQARIVGELEPGGAERISRNRDAETDVVLLDQAAMESGND, from the coding sequence GTGTCCAAGGTATTGACAGCTCTCCCCGTCGGTGACCGAGTCGGAATCGCCTTCTCCGGTGGTCTCGACACCTCCGTCGCCGTCGCGTGGATGCGCCATCACGGCGCCGTCCCCTGTGCCTACAGCGCCGATCTCGGTCAGTACGACGAGGAGGACATGGCCTCGCTGCCCGGCCGCGCCCAGCAGTACGGCGCGGAGATCGGCCGCCTGGTCGACTGCCGCGAGGCGCTCGTCGAGGCCGGTCTGGTCGCCCTGATGTGCGGCGCGTTCCACATCCGATCCGGCGGCAAGGCCTACTTCAACACCACGCCGCTGGGCCGGGTCGTCACCGGCACGCTGCTCGTGCAGGCCATGCAGGAAGACGGCGTCTCGATCTGGGGCGACGGCTCGACCTACAAGGGCAACGACATCGAGCGCTTCTACCGGTACGGCCTGCTGGCCAACCCGGCGCTGCGCATTTACAAGCCGTGGCTCGACGCCGACTTCGTCAACGAGCTCGGCGGCCGCGCCGAGATGTCGCAGTGGCTGACCGAGCACGACCTGCCCTACCGCGCCAGCAAGGAGAAGGCGTACTCCACCGACGCCAACATCTGGGGCGCCACGCACGAGGCCAAGACCCTCGAGCACCTCGACGAGTCCCTCGAGATCGTCGAGCCGATCATGGGTGTGAAGCACTGGGACCCCTCGGTCGTCATCGAGACCGAGGACATCACCGTCCAGTTCGAGCACGGCCGCCCGGTCGCGATCAACGGTGAGAAGTTCGACTCGGCCGTCGACCTGGTGATGAAGGCCAACGAGATCGGCGGCCGCCACGGTCTGGGCATGTCCGACCAGATCGAGAACCGGATCATCGAGGCCAAGAGCCGCGGCATCTACGAGGCGCCCGGTATGGCGCTGCTGTTCATCACCTACGAACGGCTCGTCAACGCCATCCACAACGAGGACACGGTCGACTCGTACCACACGATGGGCCGTCGCCTCGGCCGTCTGCTGTACGAAGGCCGCTGGCTCGACCCGCAGTCGCTGATGCTGCAGAGCAGCCTCACCCAGTGGGTCGCCCGCGCCGTCACCGGTGAGGTCACCGTGCGCCTGCGCCGCGGCGACGACTGGACCATCGTCAACACGGCCGGCCCGAACCTGAGCTATCACCCCGACCGGCTCTCGATGGAGCGCACCGAAGACGCCGCCTTCGGCCCGGTCGACCGGATCGGCCAGCTGACGATGCGCAACCTCGACATCGCCGACTCCCGCCAGAAGCTCGAGCTCTTCGCCGGTCTCGGCCAGCTCGAGGGCCAGGCCCGCATCGTCGGCGAGCTGGAGCCGGGCGGCGCCGAGCGGATCAGCCGCAACCGCGATGCGGAGACCGACGTGGTCCTGCTCGACCAGGCGGCGATGGAATCCGGAAACGACTGA
- a CDS encoding matrixin family metalloprotease: MPSTVPDARRSRLVTRSIRLLSVGGLLVLPVAAGSIAPAGASEQRAATAVTRDPDAIGAITPNGVFQPDPGLGASDYRAAAAKVSISGPATMTKSATYTVKVTGSRKVCGIIEQSVPRQDMKKPYTIPVTLKDLKAGKTRVKVYAVGCSTTNSYPVYGIGYKTINQPVHVNKVTRWIAPTSEKKADRTLSVSVTAAKAGIGARVLKGSRLVKTLPTKKSKKATFTWAPGQAAPGSYTVAVKAGGTTVKLATGVTDGWAPMNWPFARCKTLTWTYNATNEPARAQNMVVDIKEGFRQITAATGITFKRVSKGGTIGLTWAGKKHFPDGETDADGLGGSTGNGTVATKGSVWFNTASRWVGDPGFGRYDGVPGRGALIVHEVTHSLGLGHVTDRAALMYPISGVGSPTTLTPYEIAGLNTLYNAKSC; the protein is encoded by the coding sequence TTGCCGAGCACCGTTCCTGATGCCCGACGTTCACGCCTAGTCACCAGGAGCATCCGGCTCCTGAGTGTCGGAGGCCTTCTGGTTCTCCCGGTCGCGGCCGGTTCGATCGCGCCCGCCGGAGCCAGCGAGCAGCGGGCGGCCACGGCTGTCACCCGGGACCCCGACGCGATCGGCGCGATCACGCCCAACGGCGTGTTCCAGCCGGACCCGGGCCTGGGCGCCTCGGACTACCGGGCGGCCGCCGCGAAGGTCAGCATCAGCGGCCCGGCGACGATGACGAAGAGCGCCACCTACACCGTCAAGGTGACGGGCTCGAGGAAGGTCTGCGGCATCATCGAGCAGTCGGTGCCGCGGCAGGACATGAAGAAGCCGTACACGATCCCGGTGACGCTGAAAGACCTGAAGGCCGGCAAGACCCGGGTGAAGGTCTACGCCGTGGGCTGTTCCACGACCAACAGCTACCCGGTCTACGGCATCGGCTACAAGACCATCAACCAGCCGGTGCACGTGAACAAGGTGACCCGCTGGATCGCCCCGACCTCGGAGAAGAAGGCCGACCGCACGCTCAGCGTCTCGGTCACGGCGGCAAAGGCCGGTATCGGCGCGCGGGTGCTGAAGGGCTCTCGGCTCGTCAAGACCCTGCCCACGAAGAAGTCGAAGAAGGCCACCTTCACCTGGGCGCCGGGCCAGGCCGCGCCGGGCAGTTACACGGTCGCGGTCAAGGCCGGCGGCACGACCGTGAAGCTGGCCACCGGCGTCACCGACGGCTGGGCGCCGATGAACTGGCCGTTCGCCCGCTGCAAGACGCTGACGTGGACGTACAACGCCACGAACGAGCCGGCCCGGGCGCAGAACATGGTCGTGGACATCAAGGAAGGCTTCCGGCAGATCACCGCGGCCACGGGCATCACGTTCAAGCGGGTCTCCAAGGGCGGCACGATCGGCCTGACCTGGGCGGGCAAGAAGCACTTCCCGGACGGTGAGACCGACGCCGACGGCCTGGGCGGATCCACCGGCAACGGCACCGTCGCCACCAAGGGCTCCGTGTGGTTCAACACCGCCTCGCGCTGGGTGGGCGACCCGGGCTTCGGGCGCTACGACGGCGTGCCCGGCCGCGGCGCCCTGATCGTGCACGAGGTCACGCACTCGCTGGGCCTGGGTCACGTCACCGACCGGGCCGCCCTGATGTACCCGATCTCGGGCGTCGGGTCGCCGACCACACTGACCCCGTACGAGATCGCCGGCCTCAACACGCTGTACAACGCGAAGTCCTGCTGA